The Coregonus clupeaformis isolate EN_2021a chromosome 27, ASM2061545v1, whole genome shotgun sequence genomic sequence GCCTTTAGTAGCCTGTGATTGCATGTCTATGCACTGCTGCTCTATACTTTCACCTACATTAACCTGCTTTCTCCCAGAGGTAAGACTAGGCTCTGACATTGTTACTTGGTGTACTTAAATTTGGGTTAAATCTAATTTGGCCTGTAGCTAAGTGATTCAGCTCCCATTAGCTATTCACATTTATACTATTTTTACCACTAATATTATTTTTAAAAACATATTCACATCTACTTCACACAAATCAATATCACGTTGTTCTATGAAACGCAAAATTCAGTCTCTTGGTTGTAGCTTAGTTAacacttaaacatacacacaactaTACCGTATGAATATGAAGGCAAAAATGTGTCAGTCTCTTGTGGGAAATAGTTTAAGCTTCTTTGCATCAGCTGGATTCATGGTAAGGCGCCTGGATTCTTCCGTGGATGCTGCGGCTGTGTAAATGTCAGGAGCAGATGCACACTCTTGGATGTAGAGATGTCCCTTCTTGTCCATGGATCACGGCTCTTTGGTACTGTCTTCCTCGTCTACTCATGCAGAGCAGATGAGTTCTCACtgtagctcctccagtgacaggcatgaggcaagaggtcttgatttgaatacaggggctttaatgctggtcaacccgtgagaactggtttaaagaaagaaaaaatacattaacaaaataatgccatatgcatgtctcacacatctggcgttataatcaagctcatacagctagacactttatgtgtattttacaccaaaaaatgacgcacgtaaacacaaacaccctcatagcaaaataaatagtcaacaaacctcattgctgcttatcacacagaggtgctaaacatccttttaaatgtcctttatcttcttctgtatactttctttgtaagtatgcacttaaacacgataacagtggaaaaataattcgcttttggcggtaaagtttcctcggtgcgtcgctaaaggcgctcgggtgacaacactcgggcggaaccaataattagctccgtcttgctgtaaacgtacaattcagaagaaattaaataataaaaagtgcaaatacatgaaataaactggcgacagaggcagttacaATGGCACATATATAAAGATGAGtcgtcctttgtagctcagttggtagagcatggcgtttgcaacgccagggttgtgggttcgtttcccacgggggaccagtatgaagaagaaaaaaatgttatgcactaactgtaagtcgctcgagcgtctgctaaatgactaaaatgtaaatgtaaaatgagtcctatCTATCTCTGTGTATGAAACCAATCGGTATTTTAAGCAAAGCGCTTAACTGTGCCAGCCAGCTCTTAATTTCTATTCAGTTGGACTCGCCATAAATTCAGCATCTGAACTTTGTGCAAGTAACCTAACCTCTCCCATTTTAGATAAGAATAATCATATGATATGACCTCTGCCTCACATTTTTTCATATGTGGGTGTCTGATCAAAGATTACACAACATCTGTCAGAGTGACAGTGCACATTCCTTTGTTTGCAAAAGTAGCCAATAAGGCTAGACTTTCCTCTAGATCAGCTTCCTCTACACCCAGATCAGCGTACACGTCAGCCTAGTACAACCACAGCGCAGTTCATTACATTATTTAAACCGAAGTTGGGCTAAATTAACTAATTCCTTTACAGAAAGAAAGATTTGGAGAGCAAAGGAAATGTCAAAAAAAGTGGCAGTAGTTACCGGTGCCAATAAAGGCATAGGACTTGCGATTGTGAGGGAGCTTTGCAAGGCAAAATTTTCCGGGGATGTTATTCTTACTGCTCGAAATGAGAAACTTGGAAATGAGGCAGTGAAGATGCTGAAGTCCGAAGGATTTGAAGTTGCTTACCACCACCTTGATATCTGCGACCAGGGCAGCGCCAAGCAACTGAGTAACTTTCTGCAGAAGAGTTATGGGGGTTTGGATGTGCTCATTAACAACGCTGGAATGGCCTTTACAAGTTCCGTACGGTAGCCTATTCTACTATTTTGGCGTCACTTGTCATGCAATTGTCACTGTTTTAGCTGATTGTAACATTAAGGGGTTTCGTGTAGGCGTGTTTTGCACCGACTGGAAGTGGATTGCGTTCgatttggaaccgggctgcctcccgggcATGAGCCAGGTGCCCGCTCTGTCCGACCGCGAAGTCTGCTCAAAACAGAAGTGACTTCATTAAGCACGTGTAGTAATTAATAGGATTCTATGTTTTcgcatgcaaaagtgattgcttttgataaagacgatttatctgccttcccaattaaAACTAGTTAGaaaattcaaacatgtattttatggaaaagacatgtatgtttctggatgatgcaccatgctgccttgttgacaaagTGACAGTGGCGCAGATTACTGTTCAATTTGAGAAGTGTGCTCCTCCCTACCCGCTTTCGCCTGGGACAGTGTTTAATAACTCCATCACTGTAGCCAGATAGTGAGAGGTTTGTGGGTTGATCTTGTGCCATGTTTAGCAACAATCAGCTATTCAATTTAAACTGCCTAGCAATGATAGTAGGGCTAGTTGATTGCAACTTTTGTGTAACATGAGTTATGATCCTATGTAGCAGTGTGATTGCATTAGAAAATTATGCTCTGAAAATATGATGTGAGTGAGGGTGACCTATATTGACATAgcccccctcccccactctctctctcttgtagaAAGCAATAATTGATCATCACATTTTTTCCCTAGATGATGCAACTGAGCCTTTTGGAGAACAGGCTGAGGTGACCATGCGCACCAACTTTTGGGGCACGCTGTGGGTGTGCCATGCTCTCCTACCCCTCCTCAGACCAAATGCCAGAGTGGTGAATGTCTCCAGCTTTGTTAGCAAGAAGGCTCTTGATACATGCAGCCCTCAACTACAAGCCAAGTATGACCTTCATTCTGTATTGAAAGCCCCATTCATGCTTAACTTCATTCTGAATTGTAATCTATTGGGGGAGAAATATACACTTATCTTTATACATCCGTCTAGCCGCAAACCTGACCAACTTGAATGAAAGCCAGATTCATCCCTTCAATAGCAGCTGTTGCATTAGCAGATATGAAGAACATTGTACTTAAGGCCACAACAGCAACATTTGAAAATCAAATCAGTTTATTATGTCAGTTGCAATTTTTATCCACACAAATGCTACTACAGATCATacacaacattttcaaattaaaccatTACTGTGATCATCACATGCAGTCATAAACCACTGTATTACAAGGTCTTTTTTTCTGTTATGTCTTGAAGGTTCCGTGATACTGAGCTCTCTGAGGAGGAGCTGTGCTTGCTGATGGGGGAGTTTGTTATTGCCGCTCAGCAGGGAAACCATCAGGCCAATGGGTGGCCAAACACAGCCTATGGCACAACAAAGGTAGGGTTCTGTCTGTCCACACAACTATTAAGGGGAAAGGGCAAATGTGACCAACTGCCTCGATTTGGTCTTGAAATTTgtgtttgttttttttacattggataaaagtagcgactcagagctacaaaatggtatatcatacactgtagttgaggaacaatgggaaagtaattctgctttgaaagttgataaacttgtaaccccacttttaaGAAAATGagccttgaatgttttggtactccTACTGGATAGCTCCTCTTTGTCTAAACCTGTTctgcatcgttcacaccctcttaagctttagccccacccatctctttaaggattcatatgtgaggccatgtgctaaacaaagtgagtaaggtagtgtagtaaacaaccaaagatttcaagactaaaagtggtgaaagtagtagcctagtatAAGGGGATAACTCCAGGTAAAAAtgcactttatctagtccttggcatatatcctaatctgactttgaaagtgcccagataaaaatattgtataaatattatcagatgatgcttacccagacacttgtctaaattgatgagtcatgtgaaagaaatgctataactaccccccccaccccccagccacatctagctaagtggatggctcactattgtctagacatgtactcATGtgcatgaaatacaatagatggccgtaatcaccccccagacacacctggctaacttgatgggtcatgtaatcattctcttatgaagtggagtcttttgtttcgacatgtagctagctaaacaatgaaccataatcccaacccatagctacagtagacggattgtcatagctagccactaTGCATTAAATACtggagtatgaatctgcaggtagctaaagctaaccaactaggttcaatgttagctagctagctaacattaggctataactagcaatgcaaatagctttctgagatacaaataatattactacacagatcatacacttaacgttagctagtgagcaAGCAAGTTAACATTTGCTAGCTAgttaacagtatgctttaacttgcaatgaaaatcgactttctgacaaaattagaaacgttaAATAtgtgaaaatgtagctagactcttacccgtatacatggatgaacgcttcacggcagcgtgtcttttccgtttggtttgtagctagctacagcttGTTTGGTCCGTTGTTGTGttaagtcactccggttcacactgaccttgTGCAgaaaagtagtccatcacaactatttcccactgatctttgttgTTAGCACCTGCTAAATTCTGGGCAGCGAcgttgttgagagcagtagcaacacttttgcaggtatccatggctaacgttatatctttcaaaaaagctgcggtatcaaggattatctacacatactgagaagctcatgttatagacagaagcgtgctacatggcagaccattCCGAACTCATCTTGCGGCATGttcagcccatccattatctcagccaatcatggctagcgggaaggttcctgtctttttctgtggctaaaccaactaggctcgtaattttaaCAATTGTCTTCGTATTTACAGCTGGCATACAAGTTtcttattaaggcacatgaaagttcacatgttccaaaaAGGCATAAAaacaaaaacgcattttgataaaaaaaaaaaaaagtatttatttcaaatgcctctcctgtgaagtagtgacttgCGACATACACCTAGCTTCTTGAAACAGGTGAACAAATGGCAGATTTATCATACTGTTTTTTTCACCTTTGTTTAGATTGGAGTGACTGTGCTGTCCAGGATTCAGGCTCATATTCTGACTAAAACCCGGGCAGCTGATGGAATCCTGCTCAACGCCTGCTGCCCTGGCTGGGTCCGCACTGACATGGCAGGCTCAAAGGCCCCCAAGAGCCCAGAGGAAGGAGCACAGACTCCTACCTATCTGGCACTTCTTCCTGAAGGGGCAAAGGAGCCACATGGACAGTTGGTGTGGGACAAGACCGTTCAGGAATGGTAGAGGGAAGGCAGCAGGAAGTTTACCTCATCTCAATCAGAGATTCTGCCAAATTCACATTGTAAAAGACTAATTGCAACAGAGGATGGTGGAGATATCATCTTTGCTTTTTTTCTTTATATGATTTAATGTGATTCATTTACATAAATAACACTCTGGAGTACTTTCCCTGTAATGAAGGCCTGTTATTCTTTCAAAAAAGTTTAATGATGTAAAGAAATAAAATAGTTCATAGTAATGCCTGAGACAGTGATTTACTGGAAACTCTTGTTCAAAGTTGTATCTTAGTTTATTGAATTGAGCCTCTAGGGCAGGGTATCCCCAACTGGTGGCCTGATTTTTATTTGGCCCCaacagttttattttttattgttggacatgactaaaaacaccagcaaatcagctctaAGTGATTTTAATTGTGGAAATCTGTTACAAAGTATTCCTACACATAATAGAGTggtgtgttttattttatttcattttttatttcacctttatttaaccaggtaagccagttgagaacaagttctcatttacaactgcgaccgggccaagataaagcaaagcagtgcgatttaaaaacaacaacacagagttacatatgaggtaaacaaaacaaagtcaaaaatacaacagaaaatatatatacagtgtgtgcaaatgtaggaagttatggaggtaaggcaataaataggccatagtgcaaaataattacaatttagtattaacactggaatgatagatgtgcaagagatgatgtgcaaatagagacactggggtgcaaatgagcaatataaataacaaaatggggatgaggtagttgggtgggctaattacagatgggttgtgtacaggtgcagtgatcggtaaggtgctctgacaactgatgcttaaagttagtgagggagataagagtctccagcttcagagatttttgcagttcgttccagtcattggcagcagagaactggaaggaatggcggccaaaggaggtgttggctttggggatgaccagtgagatatacctgctggatcgcatactacgggtgggtgttgctatggtgaccaatgagctaagataaggcggggatttgcctagcagtgatctatagatgacctggagccagtgggtttggcaacgaatatgtagtgaggaccagccaacaagagcgtacaggtcacagtggtaggtagtatatggggctttggtgacaaaacggatggcactgtgatagactacatccaatttgctgagtagagtgttggaggctattttgtaaatgacatcgccgaagtcaaggatcggtaggatagtcagttttacgagggcatgtttggcagcatgagtgaaggaggctttgttgcgaaataggaagccgattctagatttaactttggattggagatgcttaatgtgagtctggaaggagagtttacagtctaaccagacacctaggtatttgtagttgtccatatGTGATCATAAACAAATGTAagaaaggtttgaaatgattatgttttatgTTATATCTGTTTGAGCTTCTTGtgatcaatttgcagtctacaaattatttgtaattatgttcctgccccctgaccatccgcccACGGTTGAATCTAGTtaagggatgggcaactccagtccatgggggccggagtggtgtcagACTTTTTctccatccctagcaaacactgctgattaaactaattgcattctaaactgaagatcatgattagtttaTTATTGGAGTCAAGGTTTGTTAGCACGGGCTGGGGCAAAACTGTGACACCAATCTAGCCCCCGAGGACTAGAGTTGCCCTTCCCTGATCTAGTTAATGATGCTGTACGGGGCACCAAAGACCAATCAGAGACTCGCCTAGAATAATATTTTCTCAAAAGGCAGTCTTTTTATTTCTTACAGAAATGCTTCAAAATAATGTAATTATTAGATTAACTTTGGACAAATGTAGCATGTTGTAGAGACCTGGGTGTCTCTGCATTCAGGTGGAGAAAATAAagttgttttgtcatgtgttcaCCCCTGAGGATGAGAGAGACCCCTTTCATTCAAGCTAACTTATCCTCCTCTCCCTTATCCACTTGTATTGTGCAAATCACCTTCTAACTGGAGGAGTAGTATTCCTACCAGATGGAATGCACTGAGAAGAGGGAAACATGAAAAGAAGTGTGGCGCAGGTGTCTGCAAGCACAAAGACTCTCGCATGCACTCAACCTTGAGTGAGAGCCAACCAGCCCTATTACAtttgtagtatctgaacagtttataattttggctgatgtttgcaaatggtgtgttagatcaACTTTACTCtgccttgctgaaacatctggaaagcattactataggggccccctgaaacagaggagacttggatatgtggaagccagggattggtctattcaaaacacccatcttatgttacataggatatataccaggttttcaacaaaggacggggagaaaaatcatatttgagattgggctagttgttctccagattctgcagaaatctgtaaattgacgctgaaatcttttgatataataaacctttataatcaaagtacagtgtcagcggatttcttgtcaacACAGCGTATCAGCATCGTTGTTCGGCCACCACACATTGACCTGACATACCATAACATAAAGTAATTCAAGCTGCCTGTTGAGATGGTGACAAATTCAGAGTGCGAATTGAGACATGAGCCTCCCCAAATGCAACAAAGTCAAATTTAGTAATGCTAATTTAACCATTatcctatttgtttaaaatgcaaCGTGCACTGCTACAGTggtaaatattaaaataaaaacatattccaaatgaaacgaacacccccacctctgtgtccatagccacgggaagtaggggtgctgcagcaccgcCTGATAAATGTTAATCATTTTGCCAAAATGAGGCTATTAAAGCTTCTAAAACATTGCTGTGGATGAAGTTTTATCACAAGCACTTACAGTTGGGAAGGCTGCAATTTGGGCAGCATGTGCCCCAAATATAGAACAGCTTGTTGCGTTGTGGCCATAGATATAATCCATAGAAGGattttggaacctctaaccctggcactttgactgttaaactcatgggtacactagcaatggctgccagtcctaaCTTGAATGGGAACTACCATCTATGGGGTATATTGCTATGGTtggtattctactgtattctagtcaatgccactccgacattgctcgtcctaatatttatatatttcttaattccattcttttagatttgt encodes the following:
- the LOC121541910 gene encoding carbonyl reductase [NADPH] 1 yields the protein MSKKVAVVTGANKGIGLAIVRELCKAKFSGDVILTARNEKLGNEAVKMLKSEGFEVAYHHLDICDQGSAKQLSNFLQKSYGGLDVLINNAGMAFTNDATEPFGEQAEVTMRTNFWGTLWVCHALLPLLRPNARVVNVSSFVSKKALDTCSPQLQAKFRDTELSEEELCLLMGEFVIAAQQGNHQANGWPNTAYGTTKIGVTVLSRIQAHILTKTRAADGILLNACCPGWVRTDMAGSKAPKSPEEGAQTPTYLALLPEGAKEPHGQLVWDKTVQEW